The following are from one region of the Candidatus Shapirobacteria bacterium genome:
- the secD gene encoding protein translocase subunit SecD — MTFICLFLNMPSSLPVNIHLGRINWEHTFYRPELNFKLGSINIKKNIDLRYGLDLAGGASLIFDIDTTKIKKEEIAQALESLKGNIERRVNLFGLSEANIQISSKGGNNRLTVDLPGIENVDEAISLIGQTAQLIFMGENEIAPEATATATFYDVFSKDTGLNGSHLVRSSVEINSTNSEPEVALEFNGEGAKLFEKATKDYLNKRIAIFLDEYPITFPTVQTIISDGRAVISGSFDIKSAKALSAQLNAGALPAPITLIQQTKIGATLGKESIDKGIRAGIVGLIIVSLFMIGNYGYLGFIADLSLIIYGLLTLSLYRLIPITLSFPGVVGFILSVGMAVDSNILIFERIKEETRRGKSFNTAMELGFGRAWDSIKDANTCTIITGLILFNPFNWSFLNTSGMVRGFAVTLILGIFISMFTGVFITRNLLRVLAKRNDNK; from the coding sequence ATGACATTTATCTGTTTATTCCTAAACATGCCCTCGTCGCTTCCGGTAAATATCCACCTCGGTCGTATCAACTGGGAACATACCTTTTATCGGCCCGAGCTAAATTTTAAACTTGGCAGCATAAATATTAAAAAGAATATTGACCTAAGATATGGTCTCGATCTGGCCGGTGGTGCCTCGCTGATTTTCGACATCGACACCACAAAAATCAAAAAAGAAGAAATTGCTCAGGCCCTCGAATCGCTCAAGGGAAACATCGAAAGAAGAGTTAATTTATTCGGTTTGAGCGAAGCCAACATTCAGATATCATCAAAAGGGGGCAACAATCGTCTTACCGTTGATCTGCCTGGTATCGAAAACGTTGACGAAGCTATAAGTTTAATCGGCCAAACTGCGCAACTCATATTTATGGGAGAAAATGAAATCGCCCCGGAAGCGACCGCTACCGCCACTTTTTATGACGTCTTTTCAAAAGACACCGGCTTAAACGGTTCCCATCTGGTCCGATCATCAGTCGAAATCAATTCCACCAACTCCGAGCCGGAAGTAGCCCTGGAATTTAACGGCGAAGGTGCCAAGCTTTTTGAAAAGGCCACGAAAGATTATCTGAACAAAAGAATTGCCATATTTCTCGACGAATATCCGATTACCTTTCCCACCGTCCAAACTATTATTTCTGACGGTCGTGCTGTCATCAGCGGCAGTTTCGACATTAAGTCCGCCAAAGCCTTATCTGCCCAGTTAAATGCAGGAGCACTCCCCGCACCGATAACACTTATTCAGCAAACCAAAATTGGTGCTACTCTCGGCAAGGAATCAATCGACAAGGGTATCAGAGCCGGTATTGTCGGATTAATTATTGTCTCCTTGTTTATGATTGGGAACTATGGTTATTTAGGGTTTATTGCCGACCTTAGTCTGATAATCTATGGTTTATTGACACTTAGTCTCTATCGCTTGATACCAATTACCCTGTCATTTCCGGGGGTTGTCGGTTTTATCTTAAGTGTCGGTATGGCCGTCGATAGCAATATTTTAATTTTTGAAAGAATAAAAGAAGAAACTCGCCGCGGCAAATCGTTTAACACCGCCATGGAATTAGGTTTCGGCCGGGCCTGGGATTCCATAAAAGACGCCAATACCTGTACCATTATAACCGGTCTAATTCTTTTCAACCCTTTTAATTGGAGTTTTCTCAACACCTCTGGTATGGTTAGGGGTTTTGCCGTCACTTTAATTCTAGGCATTTTCATCTCCATGTTCACCGGTGTGTTTATAACCAGAAATTTATTACGTGTTCTTGCCAAAAGAAATGACAACAAATAA
- the secF gene encoding protein translocase subunit SecF produces MNIMKFRPIFYLISALLIGLSIFSIVKWGFKASIDFAGGTIWEIRTPNITDQSKIEEIFKSNDLSINSITKSGDSYLIKFSNIDQEKKIVLSQAIQNIDKDVTDLRFETLGPVLGKELLQKTIVAIILSCLALFIFIGRRFNDFSFGISAILAMLHDSFILIGSFSLLGHFFGAELDSLFVTALLTTLSASVHDTVVTFDRIRELKRQNYKLDWVDLANRAVSEVIVRSINNSMTIIFMLLSLVVLGGSTTRWFSIALLIGVICGTYSSTAVAIPLVLFWKRKK; encoded by the coding sequence ATGAATATCATGAAATTCCGCCCGATTTTTTATTTAATTTCCGCCCTGCTTATTGGATTGTCCATATTTTCCATTGTTAAGTGGGGTTTCAAAGCCTCCATTGATTTTGCCGGGGGTACTATCTGGGAGATAAGGACTCCAAACATTACCGACCAGTCAAAAATAGAAGAGATCTTTAAGTCAAATGATCTTTCAATAAATTCCATCACCAAATCCGGTGATTCGTATCTCATAAAATTTTCAAATATTGACCAGGAAAAAAAGATCGTATTATCTCAAGCCATTCAAAACATCGACAAAGACGTTACTGATTTGAGATTTGAAACATTGGGCCCCGTCTTGGGCAAAGAACTACTTCAAAAAACAATTGTCGCCATTATACTCTCCTGTTTAGCTTTATTTATTTTCATCGGTCGTCGTTTTAATGATTTTTCATTTGGGATATCCGCCATTCTGGCCATGCTTCATGATAGTTTTATCCTGATTGGTAGCTTTTCCCTATTAGGTCATTTTTTTGGGGCTGAGCTCGATTCCCTGTTTGTAACCGCTCTTTTAACCACTTTGTCTGCTTCGGTTCACGATACGGTAGTAACTTTTGACCGTATCCGTGAGTTAAAACGCCAAAACTACAAACTTGACTGGGTAGACCTAGCCAATCGGGCTGTTTCCGAAGTTATTGTTCGCTCCATCAACAATTCCATGACTATCATTTTTATGCTTTTGTCACTGGTTGTTCTTGGCGGTTCTACCACTCGTTGGTTTTCTATCGCACTTCTGATCGGAGTTATTTGCGGTACCTACTCCTCCACTGCAGTCGCCATCCCCCTGGTTCTGTTTTGGAAAAGAAAAAAGTAA